A section of the Lepidochelys kempii isolate rLepKem1 chromosome 4, rLepKem1.hap2, whole genome shotgun sequence genome encodes:
- the HPF1 gene encoding histone PARylation factor 1 isoform X2, translated as MTGGGKRRPRAGEQCEKTKEVKKRRSNQADVSDQLRQEVESCYQLRMPEDFYQFWKFCEELKPDKPSEALISSIGLQLVGPYDILAGKHKKTKSADLNFNLHWRFFYDPPEFQTIIAGDSKTQYHMGYFRDVPDELPAWVGANEAKKSCVISQIGDNVFAAVKLFLSKKLKEVTDKKKSGILKDIDENLTRTAKELGYSLEQKTMKMKQRDKKVVTKTFHGAGLVVPVDKNDVGYRELPETNANLKRICKAIVDAPSDDQRLKAFAPIQEMITFVQFANDECDYGMGYELGMDLFCYGSHYFHKVVGQLLPLAYNLLRRNLFAEIVESHLANRSEENVDQLAA; from the exons ATGACAGGAGGCGGGAAGCGGAGACCCCGCGCCGGGGAGCAG TGTGAGAAAACTAAAGAAGTCAAGAAGAGACGGTCCAACCAGGCAGATGTTTCTGATCAGCTGCGTCAAGAAGTAGAAAGTTGCTATCAGCTCAGGATGCCTGAAGACTTTTATCAGTTCTGGAAGTTCTGTGAGGAGCtgaagcctgacaagccaagTG aagcactcatATCAAGTATTGGCCTTCAGCTAGTTGGACCATATGATATTCTTGCtggaaaacacaaaaaaacaaaatcagcagATCTGAACTTCaaccttcactggaggtttttttaTGACCCTCCTGAATTTCAGACTATAATTGCTGGGGATAGCAAAACTCAGTATCACATGGGATATTTCAG GGATGTGCCAGACGAACTTCCAGCGTGGGTTGGTGCAAATGAAGCAAAGAAAAGCTGTGTAATTTCTCAAATTGGTGACAATGTATTTGCTGCAGTCAA attgtttttgtcaaaaaagctTAAGGAAGtgacagataaaaagaaaagtggTATTTTGAAAGACATAGATGAAAACCTTACAAGAACAGCAAAAGAATTGGGTTATTCGCTGGAACAGAAAACCATGAAGATGAAACAAAGAGATAAGAAA GTAGTGACTAAGACATTTCATGGAGCAGGTCTGGTTGTGCCTGTAGATAAAAATGATGTTGGATACAGAGAGCTCCCTGAAACAAATG CTAATCTTAAAAGAATTTGTAAGGCCATTGTGGATGCTCCTAGCGATGACCAGAGGCTGAAAGCCTTTGCGCCCATTCAGGAAATGATCACTTTTGTTCAGTTTGCTAATGATGAATGTGATTATGGAATGGGGTATGAACTGGGAATGGACCTCTTTTGCTATGGGTCACAT TATTTTCACAAGGTTGTTGGTCAGCTGTTACCTCTTGCATACAACCTGTTGAGGAGGAACCTCTTTGCTGAGATTGTTGAATCACATTTAGCTAACAGAAGTGAAGAGAATGTGGACCAACTAGCAGCATGA
- the HPF1 gene encoding histone PARylation factor 1 isoform X1, which yields MTGGGKRRPRAGEQCEKTKEVKKRRSNQADVSDQLRQEVESCYQLRMPEDFYQFWKFCEELKPDKPSEALISSIGLQLVGPYDILAGKHKKTKSADLNFNLHWRFFYDPPEFQTIIAGDSKTQYHMGYFRDVPDELPAWVGANEAKKSCVISQIGDNVFAAVKLFLSKKLKEVTDKKKSGILKDIDENLTRTAKELGYSLEQKTMKMKQRDKKCFRIDSLRTCSMIFPGTEVVTKTFHGAGLVVPVDKNDVGYRELPETNANLKRICKAIVDAPSDDQRLKAFAPIQEMITFVQFANDECDYGMGYELGMDLFCYGSHYFHKVVGQLLPLAYNLLRRNLFAEIVESHLANRSEENVDQLAA from the exons ATGACAGGAGGCGGGAAGCGGAGACCCCGCGCCGGGGAGCAG TGTGAGAAAACTAAAGAAGTCAAGAAGAGACGGTCCAACCAGGCAGATGTTTCTGATCAGCTGCGTCAAGAAGTAGAAAGTTGCTATCAGCTCAGGATGCCTGAAGACTTTTATCAGTTCTGGAAGTTCTGTGAGGAGCtgaagcctgacaagccaagTG aagcactcatATCAAGTATTGGCCTTCAGCTAGTTGGACCATATGATATTCTTGCtggaaaacacaaaaaaacaaaatcagcagATCTGAACTTCaaccttcactggaggtttttttaTGACCCTCCTGAATTTCAGACTATAATTGCTGGGGATAGCAAAACTCAGTATCACATGGGATATTTCAG GGATGTGCCAGACGAACTTCCAGCGTGGGTTGGTGCAAATGAAGCAAAGAAAAGCTGTGTAATTTCTCAAATTGGTGACAATGTATTTGCTGCAGTCAA attgtttttgtcaaaaaagctTAAGGAAGtgacagataaaaagaaaagtggTATTTTGAAAGACATAGATGAAAACCTTACAAGAACAGCAAAAGAATTGGGTTATTCGCTGGAACAGAAAACCATGAAGATGAAACAAAGAGATAAGAAA tgcttcagaattgattccttgaggacctgctccatgatttttccaggaactgag GTAGTGACTAAGACATTTCATGGAGCAGGTCTGGTTGTGCCTGTAGATAAAAATGATGTTGGATACAGAGAGCTCCCTGAAACAAATG CTAATCTTAAAAGAATTTGTAAGGCCATTGTGGATGCTCCTAGCGATGACCAGAGGCTGAAAGCCTTTGCGCCCATTCAGGAAATGATCACTTTTGTTCAGTTTGCTAATGATGAATGTGATTATGGAATGGGGTATGAACTGGGAATGGACCTCTTTTGCTATGGGTCACAT TATTTTCACAAGGTTGTTGGTCAGCTGTTACCTCTTGCATACAACCTGTTGAGGAGGAACCTCTTTGCTGAGATTGTTGAATCACATTTAGCTAACAGAAGTGAAGAGAATGTGGACCAACTAGCAGCATGA
- the HPF1 gene encoding histone PARylation factor 1 isoform X3, whose product MPEDFYQFWKFCEELKPDKPSEALISSIGLQLVGPYDILAGKHKKTKSADLNFNLHWRFFYDPPEFQTIIAGDSKTQYHMGYFRDVPDELPAWVGANEAKKSCVISQIGDNVFAAVKLFLSKKLKEVTDKKKSGILKDIDENLTRTAKELGYSLEQKTMKMKQRDKKCFRIDSLRTCSMIFPGTEVVTKTFHGAGLVVPVDKNDVGYRELPETNANLKRICKAIVDAPSDDQRLKAFAPIQEMITFVQFANDECDYGMGYELGMDLFCYGSHYFHKVVGQLLPLAYNLLRRNLFAEIVESHLANRSEENVDQLAA is encoded by the exons ATGCCTGAAGACTTTTATCAGTTCTGGAAGTTCTGTGAGGAGCtgaagcctgacaagccaagTG aagcactcatATCAAGTATTGGCCTTCAGCTAGTTGGACCATATGATATTCTTGCtggaaaacacaaaaaaacaaaatcagcagATCTGAACTTCaaccttcactggaggtttttttaTGACCCTCCTGAATTTCAGACTATAATTGCTGGGGATAGCAAAACTCAGTATCACATGGGATATTTCAG GGATGTGCCAGACGAACTTCCAGCGTGGGTTGGTGCAAATGAAGCAAAGAAAAGCTGTGTAATTTCTCAAATTGGTGACAATGTATTTGCTGCAGTCAA attgtttttgtcaaaaaagctTAAGGAAGtgacagataaaaagaaaagtggTATTTTGAAAGACATAGATGAAAACCTTACAAGAACAGCAAAAGAATTGGGTTATTCGCTGGAACAGAAAACCATGAAGATGAAACAAAGAGATAAGAAA tgcttcagaattgattccttgaggacctgctccatgatttttccaggaactgag GTAGTGACTAAGACATTTCATGGAGCAGGTCTGGTTGTGCCTGTAGATAAAAATGATGTTGGATACAGAGAGCTCCCTGAAACAAATG CTAATCTTAAAAGAATTTGTAAGGCCATTGTGGATGCTCCTAGCGATGACCAGAGGCTGAAAGCCTTTGCGCCCATTCAGGAAATGATCACTTTTGTTCAGTTTGCTAATGATGAATGTGATTATGGAATGGGGTATGAACTGGGAATGGACCTCTTTTGCTATGGGTCACAT TATTTTCACAAGGTTGTTGGTCAGCTGTTACCTCTTGCATACAACCTGTTGAGGAGGAACCTCTTTGCTGAGATTGTTGAATCACATTTAGCTAACAGAAGTGAAGAGAATGTGGACCAACTAGCAGCATGA